One region of Haladaptatus cibarius D43 genomic DNA includes:
- a CDS encoding archaeosine biosynthesis radical SAM protein RaSEA, producing MSTPTPESYEQGKGMDAHNSVMRDIRAKKEKHYDPHEPTRVWLDEDNTPDGVYQSLTIILNTGGCRWARAGGCTMCGYVAESVEGGSVAHEALMDQIEVCLDHERENAEETSGLIKIYTSGSFLDEREVGAETRRAIAETFSDRDRIVVESLPDFVEQEKLEDFTGVGLETDVAIGLETANDRVRKDCVNKYFDFEQFIEASEHAESVGAGIKAYLLMKPPFLSEADAVQDMKESIRKCAEYAHTVSMNPTNVQRYTMVDDLYFRNGYRPPWLWSVCEVLQETADAPAIVISDPVGHGSDRGAHNCGDCDDLAQKAIKDFDLRQDPSVFDEVTCECEHTWEAVMEREKSYSLPLAR from the coding sequence ATGAGTACGCCGACTCCCGAGAGCTACGAACAGGGCAAGGGGATGGATGCCCACAACTCCGTGATGCGCGATATTCGCGCGAAAAAGGAGAAGCATTACGACCCACACGAACCGACGCGTGTGTGGTTGGACGAGGATAACACGCCGGATGGCGTCTACCAGAGTCTCACGATCATTCTCAACACGGGTGGCTGTCGCTGGGCGCGGGCCGGTGGCTGTACGATGTGTGGCTACGTCGCCGAATCCGTCGAGGGTGGAAGCGTCGCCCACGAGGCCCTGATGGACCAAATCGAGGTCTGTCTCGACCACGAGCGCGAGAACGCAGAGGAAACGAGCGGCCTCATCAAAATCTACACCTCCGGGTCGTTTTTGGACGAGCGCGAAGTCGGTGCCGAAACCCGACGAGCCATCGCAGAGACGTTTTCCGACCGTGACCGAATCGTCGTCGAGAGCCTGCCGGATTTCGTGGAACAGGAAAAGTTGGAGGACTTCACCGGCGTCGGTCTGGAAACCGACGTGGCAATCGGACTTGAGACGGCGAACGACCGCGTTCGAAAGGACTGCGTGAACAAATACTTCGACTTCGAGCAGTTCATCGAAGCCAGCGAACACGCCGAATCGGTCGGCGCGGGCATCAAAGCCTACCTGCTGATGAAACCGCCGTTCCTCTCGGAGGCCGATGCGGTGCAGGACATGAAGGAGTCGATTCGGAAGTGCGCCGAGTACGCCCACACGGTGTCGATGAACCCGACGAACGTTCAGCGATACACCATGGTAGACGACCTCTACTTCCGAAACGGCTACCGACCGCCGTGGCTCTGGAGCGTCTGTGAAGTGCTACAGGAGACGGCTGACGCGCCTGCAATCGTCATTTCCGACCCGGTCGGCCACGGCTCCGACCGCGGCGCGCACAACTGCGGCGACTGCGACGACCTCGCCCAGAAGGCCATCAAGGATTTCGACCTCCGGCAAGACCCCTCCGTGTTCGACGAAGTGACCTGCGAGTGCGAGCACACGTGGGAAGCCGTCATGGAGCGTGAGAAGAGCTATAGTCTCCCACTGGCGCGGTAG
- the phoU gene encoding phosphate signaling complex protein PhoU — MARKSYQQQLADLRENVLYMSEVVMERLRLGLNALEQKDRELANEVIEGDDEVNELYLDLEQDCIDLLALQQPVASDLRMIAASFKIITDLERIGDLAVNLGEYTLQADHDVFPEVDIQELGNVTLDMLEETMDAYDEDDTDACYAVADQDDDLDDLCERASALVVRDLIETELEENTEQEIERLLQDVSRLLLTIRDLERIGDHAVNIAARTFYMVENDDELIY, encoded by the coding sequence ATGGCACGCAAAAGTTACCAACAACAGTTGGCCGACCTCCGTGAGAACGTTCTTTACATGAGCGAAGTCGTGATGGAGCGACTTCGTCTCGGACTCAACGCACTCGAACAGAAAGACCGCGAACTCGCCAACGAAGTCATCGAGGGCGACGACGAGGTGAACGAACTGTACCTCGACTTAGAACAGGACTGCATCGACCTGCTTGCGCTCCAGCAACCGGTCGCAAGCGACCTCCGGATGATTGCCGCGTCGTTCAAAATTATCACCGACCTCGAACGAATCGGCGACCTCGCGGTGAATCTCGGCGAGTACACGCTCCAAGCCGACCACGACGTGTTCCCCGAAGTCGATATTCAAGAACTCGGAAACGTCACTCTCGACATGCTGGAGGAGACAATGGACGCCTACGACGAGGACGACACCGACGCCTGTTACGCCGTCGCCGACCAAGACGACGATTTGGACGACCTCTGTGAGCGCGCCAGCGCGCTCGTCGTCCGCGACCTCATCGAGACAGAACTCGAAGAGAACACGGAACAGGAAATCGAGCGTCTGCTCCAAGACGTTTCCCGCCTGCTGCTCACCATCCGCGACTTGGAGCGTATCGGCGACCACGCAGTCAACATCGCCGCCCGCACGTTCTACATGGTCGAGAACGACGACGAACTTATTTACTAG
- the arcS gene encoding archaeosine synthase subunit alpha has product MTDYFEVHDRDGAARIGELRLSESVTTPGLAGDVVSDAGSLWFKEREMPAGDESQLTVLPHRAFPRGTDEEVMESFAVDYPDVEFPSAAVIAPETAEDFGTDAYILSGAQGVVGHGAGFKEAIIETREAIPSDSALFLSGVATPKNVATLVYSGVDLVDADCAVVKGTQGKYLTTEGEYYLEDLQELPCSCPACQRPVEKFTREDCVAHNVNALRAELAVVRQRIRAGRLRDYIEGQTRHEQWLTAAFREFDQQWSYVAERTPVLRNTELAAATSDSLRRVEIQRFADRVTTRYQGRFDNPLVLLPCSAKKPYSESQSHGQYHDAIQFRAHKVSMTSPIGVVPQELELTYPAQHYDSVVTGRWSEDEKQFVAEVLRRYLERNEYPRVIAHVPEEGYRDVCERVEDALDMEFEYTVEGHPTSTESLANLASTLSGELKYGKRERQHNTVRGIADYQFGEGAGNDLFSSINIESRYPKLRVHDDDGEQLAAMVPQYGMLSLTLAGARQWVESDVPEKRIEIDAFAPHGSVLAPGIVDADDDIRVGDEVVIEGPKAFAIGRAEMSGPEMVESTRGVSADVRHVEEK; this is encoded by the coding sequence ATGACCGACTATTTCGAGGTTCACGACCGGGATGGGGCGGCCCGAATTGGGGAACTCCGCCTTTCCGAATCCGTGACCACGCCCGGACTCGCTGGCGATGTCGTCTCCGACGCGGGAAGCCTCTGGTTCAAAGAGCGCGAGATGCCCGCGGGTGACGAGTCGCAGTTGACCGTTCTCCCCCATCGCGCATTTCCGCGCGGCACCGACGAAGAAGTGATGGAATCCTTTGCGGTGGACTATCCCGACGTGGAGTTCCCGAGTGCTGCCGTAATCGCACCCGAAACAGCGGAGGATTTCGGCACCGACGCCTACATCCTTTCTGGCGCGCAAGGCGTCGTCGGCCACGGAGCGGGGTTCAAAGAGGCAATCATCGAAACGCGCGAGGCGATTCCGTCCGACAGCGCGCTCTTTTTGTCCGGTGTCGCCACGCCGAAAAACGTCGCTACGCTCGTTTATTCGGGGGTTGACCTCGTGGACGCAGACTGCGCCGTCGTCAAGGGAACGCAAGGAAAATACCTGACCACCGAGGGAGAATACTATCTCGAAGACCTCCAGGAACTCCCGTGTTCCTGTCCGGCCTGCCAGCGTCCAGTGGAGAAGTTCACCCGCGAGGACTGCGTTGCCCACAACGTGAACGCACTCCGGGCCGAATTGGCAGTCGTCCGCCAACGAATCCGTGCGGGCCGACTTCGGGATTACATCGAGGGACAGACCCGCCACGAACAGTGGCTTACCGCCGCGTTCCGCGAGTTCGACCAACAGTGGAGTTACGTGGCGGAACGAACGCCGGTTCTCCGGAACACGGAACTTGCCGCCGCAACTTCCGACTCCCTGCGCAGGGTCGAGATTCAGCGGTTCGCAGACCGCGTGACCACGCGCTATCAAGGTCGGTTCGACAATCCATTGGTTCTGCTTCCCTGCTCCGCGAAAAAGCCCTACAGCGAATCCCAAAGCCACGGCCAATATCACGACGCGATTCAGTTCCGCGCGCACAAGGTATCGATGACGAGTCCCATCGGCGTCGTACCGCAGGAACTCGAACTGACCTATCCCGCCCAGCATTACGATTCCGTCGTCACGGGTCGCTGGAGCGAGGACGAAAAGCAGTTCGTCGCCGAAGTTCTCCGGCGGTATCTGGAGCGAAACGAGTATCCCCGCGTCATCGCACACGTTCCGGAGGAAGGCTACCGCGACGTGTGCGAACGAGTCGAGGACGCCCTCGACATGGAGTTCGAGTACACCGTGGAAGGACACCCGACCAGCACGGAATCGCTCGCCAACCTCGCCAGCACGCTCTCGGGCGAACTGAAATACGGCAAGCGTGAGCGTCAGCACAACACGGTTCGCGGCATCGCTGACTACCAGTTCGGCGAGGGTGCGGGCAACGACCTCTTTTCATCCATCAACATTGAGAGTCGCTACCCGAAACTCCGGGTTCACGACGATGACGGCGAGCAGTTGGCCGCGATGGTTCCGCAGTACGGGATGCTCTCGCTCACCCTCGCCGGGGCGCGCCAGTGGGTCGAAAGTGACGTACCCGAAAAACGAATCGAAATCGACGCCTTCGCGCCGCACGGAAGCGTCCTCGCGCCGGGTATCGTGGACGCGGACGACGACATCCGCGTCGGCGACGAAGTCGTCATCGAAGGGCCGAAAGCGTTCGCCATCGGCCGCGCCGAGATGTCCGGCCCGGAGATGGTGGAATCGACGCGCGGCGTCTCCGCGGACGTGCGACACGTCGAAGAGAAGTGA
- the larC gene encoding nickel pincer cofactor biosynthesis protein LarC: protein MRTLAFDGRMGASGDMILGALLDAGADRSALEPVESALDVEYSVEEAVKNGISAARVRVLLTGDSSDDGDEDDHHHDDEDGHEHAHEHGHQHDHEHKHHHDHSHAHQHAEGSGPARTYREVIDLLESLELDTAVESDAKAVFRILGEAEASVHDTDLDSTHFHEVGADDAIADVVGSCLLFADLEAKRVVTTPLATGGGQVEMSHGTYPIPAPAVVEVATQADWSLAGGPIEAELLTPTGAAILAHFADGVETVPTLNVEQLGYGAGGFDFPEHPNVLRVLAGESGEGGGLIRDDITVLETNLDDAPPEVLGGLQDTLADAGARDVTILPATMKKSRPGHLVKVITKPEDAERVARKLAEETGTLGVRTSGASHRWIARREFETVTLEIDESEYDVTVKIASDDSGSAYDVSTEFDDALAVAQETGIAVREVMRRAERTIHENL from the coding sequence ATGAGGACGCTTGCGTTCGACGGACGAATGGGGGCCAGCGGCGATATGATTCTCGGGGCACTGCTCGATGCCGGAGCAGACCGAAGCGCGCTCGAACCAGTGGAAAGCGCGCTCGACGTGGAGTATTCGGTCGAAGAAGCGGTGAAAAACGGTATTTCTGCGGCGCGGGTTCGCGTGCTGTTGACCGGCGATTCGTCGGACGACGGGGACGAAGACGATCATCACCACGATGACGAAGACGGTCACGAACATGCTCACGAACATGGACATCAACACGATCACGAGCACAAACACCACCACGACCATTCTCATGCCCATCAGCACGCGGAAGGTTCCGGCCCGGCGCGAACCTACCGAGAAGTAATCGACCTGCTGGAGTCGTTGGAACTCGACACCGCGGTCGAATCCGACGCGAAAGCCGTCTTCCGGATTCTGGGCGAAGCGGAGGCGAGCGTCCACGACACCGACCTCGATTCGACGCATTTCCACGAAGTCGGCGCGGACGACGCCATCGCGGACGTGGTCGGTTCCTGCCTGCTGTTCGCCGACTTGGAGGCAAAACGAGTCGTGACGACCCCACTCGCAACCGGCGGCGGACAGGTCGAGATGAGCCACGGAACCTACCCGATTCCGGCCCCCGCCGTGGTCGAAGTTGCGACGCAGGCCGACTGGTCGCTCGCTGGTGGGCCTATCGAGGCCGAACTGCTAACACCGACGGGAGCCGCGATTCTCGCACACTTCGCAGACGGGGTCGAAACGGTTCCAACGCTGAACGTCGAACAATTGGGCTACGGCGCAGGAGGATTCGACTTCCCCGAACATCCGAACGTTCTCCGCGTCCTTGCTGGCGAATCTGGGGAGGGCGGCGGTCTTATCCGCGACGACATCACGGTTCTCGAAACGAATCTGGACGACGCGCCGCCGGAAGTTCTCGGCGGCCTTCAGGATACTCTCGCGGATGCGGGCGCGAGAGACGTGACGATTCTTCCGGCGACGATGAAGAAATCGCGTCCGGGCCATCTTGTGAAGGTCATCACGAAACCGGAGGATGCGGAGCGAGTCGCCCGGAAATTGGCCGAGGAAACCGGAACCCTCGGCGTTCGCACGTCGGGCGCGAGTCATCGTTGGATTGCCCGTCGGGAGTTCGAGACGGTGACGCTGGAAATCGATGAATCGGAGTACGACGTGACCGTCAAGATTGCGAGCGACGACTCCGGGTCGGCGTACGATGTGAGTACCGAATTTGACGACGCACTTGCTGTGGCACAGGAAACCGGGATTGCGGTTCGTGAGGTGATGCGGCGGGCGGAAAGGACGATACACGAAAATCTATAA
- the radB gene encoding DNA repair and recombination protein RadB — protein sequence MTDAEKLTTGCPPVDDLLGGGVERGTVTQVYGPPAAGKTNVALGTAVETARDGGTVVYIDTEGLSVERFEQVAEARVSDVDEVASRIIIKEALDFAEQEAAVKDVSEFADRADLVVLDSATGFYRLERSEDTKGGEALRSVARQVTHLLSLARKHDLGVLLTNQVYTDPDSDGTRPLGGHTLEHWTGVVLRVDRFRGGNRRATLEKHRSKSAGERAQFRITDSGLEGMEETV from the coding sequence GTGACCGACGCCGAGAAACTGACGACCGGGTGTCCGCCCGTGGACGACCTACTCGGAGGGGGAGTTGAACGAGGAACCGTGACGCAGGTGTACGGGCCGCCCGCGGCAGGAAAGACGAACGTTGCGCTTGGAACCGCAGTCGAAACCGCGCGGGACGGCGGCACCGTCGTCTACATCGACACCGAGGGCCTCTCAGTCGAGCGATTCGAGCAAGTCGCCGAGGCGAGGGTGAGCGACGTGGACGAGGTCGCGTCCCGAATCATCATCAAGGAAGCCCTCGATTTCGCGGAACAGGAGGCCGCAGTCAAGGACGTGAGCGAGTTCGCCGACCGCGCTGACCTCGTCGTCCTCGACAGCGCGACCGGATTTTATCGCCTCGAACGAAGCGAGGACACGAAGGGCGGGGAAGCACTCAGAAGCGTGGCCCGGCAAGTAACCCATCTACTTTCGTTGGCGCGAAAGCACGACCTCGGCGTTCTCCTGACGAATCAGGTGTACACCGACCCGGATTCGGACGGCACCCGACCCCTCGGCGGACACACGCTGGAACACTGGACTGGCGTCGTCCTCCGGGTAGACCGATTCCGCGGCGGTAACCGCCGGGCGACCCTCGAAAAACACCGGTCGAAATCCGCCGGAGAACGCGCCCAGTTCCGAATTACGGACTCCGGATTGGAAGGCATGGAAGAGACGGTTTGA
- a CDS encoding CDC48 family AAA ATPase — protein MNEVQLEVAKAYPNDSGRGIARLDPDTLLHLKLSPGDIIEIEGGDTTAAKVWRADRQDWNTDTVRIDGFTRQNADVGIGERVEIRKAEAEKADKLVLAPPEEASVQFGSDAAGMVKRQILKRPVVERDIVPVMSSTNHPFMRSPGQAIPLIAVETDPQGVCLITEDTEVELREEPISGFEKTGGGITYEDIGGLQNEIQRVREMVELPMKHPQIFQKLGIEPPQGVLLHGPPGTGKTLLAKAVANETSASFFSIAGPEIISKYYGESEQQLREIFEDAAEESPSIIFIDELDSIAPKREDVTGEVERRVVAQLLTMMDGLEARGQVIVIAATNRVDSVDPALRRPGRFDREIEIGVPDEEGRTEILQIHTRGMPLSDDVNLPNLSNDTHGFVGADIESLTKEAAMKALRRYLPEIDLDEESIPPSLIDRMIVKRKDFKGALNEVEPSAMREVLVELPKISWDDVGGLEDPKSQVKESVEWPLTSPEKFDRMGIDPPSGVLLYGPPGTGKTLMAKAVANETNANFISVRGPQLLSKWVGESEKAIRQTFRKARQVSPTVIFFDELDSLAPGRSQEVGSNVSERVVNQLLTELDGLEEKGDVMVIGATNRPDMIDPALIRSGRFDRLVMIGQPDEEGREQILKIHTEETPLAPDVSLRELAEMTDGYVGSDLESIAREAAIEALREDDDAEEVEMRHFRAAMEGVRATITEDLLDYYTQIEQDFKGGSSGPQRQTGGRIGFQ, from the coding sequence ATGAACGAAGTGCAACTGGAGGTCGCGAAAGCGTATCCGAACGATTCGGGACGCGGCATCGCCCGTCTCGACCCGGACACGCTCTTGCATCTGAAGCTGAGCCCCGGAGACATCATCGAAATCGAAGGCGGCGACACGACGGCGGCGAAAGTCTGGCGCGCCGATCGGCAGGACTGGAACACCGATACAGTCCGCATCGACGGTTTCACGCGCCAGAACGCCGATGTCGGCATCGGCGAACGCGTCGAAATCCGCAAGGCCGAAGCCGAAAAGGCCGACAAACTGGTGCTCGCTCCCCCCGAGGAGGCGAGCGTCCAGTTCGGAAGCGACGCCGCAGGAATGGTCAAGCGCCAGATTCTGAAACGTCCCGTGGTCGAGCGCGACATCGTGCCCGTCATGTCGAGTACGAACCATCCGTTCATGCGTTCGCCCGGACAGGCAATCCCGCTGATTGCGGTGGAGACGGATCCGCAAGGCGTCTGTCTCATCACCGAGGATACGGAAGTCGAACTGCGCGAGGAGCCGATTTCCGGCTTCGAGAAGACCGGCGGCGGAATCACCTACGAGGACATCGGCGGTCTGCAGAACGAAATCCAGCGCGTGCGGGAGATGGTCGAACTCCCAATGAAGCATCCACAAATCTTCCAAAAACTCGGCATCGAGCCGCCACAAGGGGTGCTTCTGCACGGGCCGCCGGGTACCGGAAAAACCTTACTGGCGAAGGCAGTCGCCAACGAAACCAGCGCAAGTTTCTTCTCCATCGCTGGCCCGGAGATTATCTCGAAATACTACGGCGAGTCCGAACAGCAACTCCGTGAAATCTTCGAGGACGCCGCCGAGGAGTCGCCATCTATCATCTTCATCGACGAACTCGACTCCATTGCGCCCAAACGCGAGGACGTAACCGGCGAAGTCGAGCGCCGCGTCGTCGCGCAACTGCTGACGATGATGGACGGCCTCGAAGCGCGCGGACAGGTCATCGTCATCGCGGCGACGAATCGTGTCGATTCGGTTGACCCCGCGCTTCGACGCCCCGGACGGTTCGACCGCGAAATCGAAATCGGTGTGCCGGACGAGGAAGGCCGCACGGAGATCCTCCAGATTCACACCCGCGGAATGCCGCTTTCGGACGACGTGAACCTGCCGAACCTGTCGAACGACACCCACGGCTTCGTCGGGGCAGACATCGAGAGTCTGACCAAGGAGGCCGCGATGAAGGCACTCCGGCGCTACCTGCCGGAAATCGACTTGGACGAGGAGTCCATCCCGCCGTCGCTCATCGACCGGATGATTGTGAAGCGGAAGGACTTCAAGGGTGCGCTGAACGAGGTCGAACCCTCGGCCATGCGCGAGGTGCTTGTCGAACTGCCGAAGATTTCGTGGGACGATGTCGGTGGCCTCGAAGACCCCAAAAGTCAGGTCAAAGAGAGCGTCGAATGGCCGCTTACCTCCCCCGAGAAGTTCGACCGAATGGGTATCGACCCGCCGTCCGGCGTCCTGCTCTACGGCCCGCCCGGAACCGGGAAGACGCTGATGGCGAAGGCAGTCGCCAACGAGACGAACGCCAACTTCATCAGCGTTCGCGGCCCGCAACTGCTGTCGAAGTGGGTCGGCGAATCCGAGAAGGCCATCCGTCAGACCTTCCGCAAAGCGCGGCAGGTCAGTCCGACGGTCATCTTCTTCGACGAGTTGGACAGCCTCGCCCCCGGCCGAAGTCAGGAGGTCGGCAGCAACGTCTCCGAGCGCGTAGTCAACCAACTGCTCACGGAACTCGATGGTCTCGAAGAAAAGGGCGACGTGATGGTCATCGGCGCGACCAACCGCCCCGACATGATAGACCCGGCGCTCATCCGCTCGGGTCGCTTCGACCGCCTCGTCATGATCGGCCAACCCGACGAGGAAGGCCGCGAGCAAATCCTCAAAATCCACACCGAGGAAACTCCGCTCGCGCCCGACGTGAGCTTGCGCGAACTCGCGGAGATGACCGACGGCTACGTCGGCAGCGACTTGGAATCCATCGCACGCGAGGCCGCAATCGAGGCCCTGCGCGAGGACGACGACGCAGAAGAGGTCGAGATGCGCCACTTCCGCGCGGCGATGGAGGGCGTGCGCGCCACCATCACCGAAGACCTGCTCGACTACTACACGCAAATCGAACAGGACTTCAAGGGTGGGTCGTCCGGCCCACAGCGCCAGACTGGCGGCAGAATCGGTTTCCAATAG
- a CDS encoding GNAT family N-acetyltransferase, whose amino-acid sequence MGVPATIEFDDAIQQRIYDEVERNGSVSVEEVRDQVRIDSPSGSKPARSGTAEPQVRIPPEEFQQYVSALLDAGHLIEEEGELHLALDNDVEEYEEEGLSYRIRQAHQFDRRGIETAIREVADEGASISAERVAADIDDEGALLRNNDRRSRMFYVATVSSGENEGEVVGWVHLDAPELDKLRHTAELTVGVRGPYRKHGIGSRLLERAMAWANDAGYQKVYQSLPATNETAIDLLEDFSWETEAVRNDHYLVSDEFVDEVMMARKL is encoded by the coding sequence ATGGGAGTACCCGCTACCATCGAGTTCGACGACGCGATTCAACAACGCATCTACGACGAAGTCGAACGCAACGGTTCCGTCTCCGTCGAGGAAGTTCGCGACCAAGTCAGAATCGACTCACCGTCCGGGTCGAAACCGGCCCGCTCAGGAACCGCGGAACCGCAAGTCCGGATTCCGCCGGAAGAGTTCCAGCAGTACGTCTCCGCGCTGTTGGACGCGGGGCACCTCATCGAAGAAGAAGGAGAACTCCACCTCGCGCTCGACAACGACGTGGAGGAGTACGAAGAAGAGGGGCTTTCGTACCGAATTCGGCAAGCCCACCAGTTCGACCGCCGGGGCATCGAAACCGCGATTCGTGAAGTCGCCGACGAGGGGGCGTCGATTTCCGCGGAGCGAGTCGCCGCCGACATCGACGACGAGGGGGCCCTGCTCCGCAACAACGACCGACGTTCGCGGATGTTCTACGTGGCAACCGTGAGCAGTGGCGAGAACGAGGGGGAAGTCGTCGGATGGGTTCACCTCGATGCACCGGAACTCGACAAACTGCGCCACACCGCCGAACTGACCGTGGGCGTCCGCGGCCCGTACCGCAAACACGGCATCGGAAGCCGACTGCTGGAACGCGCGATGGCGTGGGCGAACGACGCCGGATACCAGAAAGTATACCAGAGCCTTCCCGCGACGAACGAGACAGCAATCGACCTCCTCGAAGATTTCAGTTGGGAAACCGAAGCGGTGCGAAACGACCACTATCTCGTCAGCGACGAGTTCGTTGACGAAGTGATGATGGCTCGAAAGCTCTAA
- the pstB gene encoding phosphate ABC transporter ATP-binding protein PstB, with protein MVIDTDVDSGSVNRADTQPIITSKDVKVWYDGDQALQGIDMEIPKNRVTAMIGPSGCGKSTFLRCINRMNDLIDAATVEGELSLRGKNVYDNDVDPVALRRRVGMVFQKPNPFPKSIYDNVAYGLNIQDKDGDYDEIVEESLKRAALWDEVKDRLDESGLELSGGQQQRLCIARAIAPDPEVLLMDEPASALDPVATSKVEDLIAELAEDYTVVIVTHNMQQAARISDKTAVFLTGGELVEFDDTQKIFENPEHERVEDYITGKFG; from the coding sequence ATGGTAATCGACACCGACGTCGATTCGGGAAGCGTCAATCGTGCAGACACGCAACCAATCATCACGTCGAAGGACGTGAAGGTCTGGTACGACGGCGACCAAGCACTCCAAGGAATCGACATGGAGATTCCGAAAAACCGCGTCACCGCGATGATTGGCCCGTCTGGTTGCGGGAAATCCACGTTCCTCCGGTGTATCAACCGGATGAACGACCTCATCGATGCCGCAACTGTCGAAGGCGAACTCTCCCTGCGCGGGAAGAACGTCTACGACAACGACGTTGACCCGGTGGCGCTCCGTCGCCGCGTCGGAATGGTGTTCCAGAAGCCGAATCCGTTCCCGAAGAGCATCTACGACAACGTCGCCTACGGACTCAACATTCAGGACAAAGACGGCGATTACGACGAAATCGTCGAAGAGTCGCTGAAGCGCGCCGCGCTGTGGGACGAGGTAAAAGACCGACTGGACGAATCCGGCCTCGAACTCTCCGGCGGACAACAACAGCGTCTCTGCATCGCCCGCGCCATCGCACCCGACCCGGAAGTCCTGTTGATGGACGAACCCGCGAGCGCGCTCGACCCCGTCGCAACCTCGAAGGTCGAAGACCTCATCGCCGAACTGGCGGAAGATTACACCGTCGTCATCGTCACCCACAACATGCAGCAGGCGGCGCGTATCAGCGACAAAACCGCCGTCTTTCTGACGGGCGGCGAACTCGTGGAGTTCGACGACACGCAGAAAATCTTCGAGAATCCCGAACACGAACGCGTCGAAGATTACATCACCGGCAAGTTCGGATAA